TTCCAGCAGGTAGCCGCCCGAGCGCTCGAGGCGGGAGGCGGTCTCCGGCATGAGTTTCTGCGAGCGCAGCGCGTAGCGTACCTTGGCGTCGATGGCATCGGCTTTGGACGCGAGCGTGAGCACGACCAGACGATATTGCGGCGATGTGAGACCGTCAGCCGGCGAGAGCATGGGATTCGATGCGCTTGAAGCGGGCGTGAGCCGGGCGCGGGCGCGATCGAACAGCGTAGGGATAAGCATGTGCAGCGTCATGGTGTCCTCCTGAATCAAGGGCCTGAGACGGCGGATGCCGGGGCTTGGCGACGCATGGCGATGGGTTCGCGCGCGGACTCGCAGTCCGGAGGGACGAACGAGGCGCGTGCGACGCACAAGGCCATACATGAATTCGACGCAAGCGTCGGCAGGCTTCGCATGCTGTTCGCCATCGACGAATCGAATACCGTCGAACAGAGGTGCCAAACGTGCCATTCCGGATGTGCGGACACATCCATCAATCGCTGAACTGCGGTCAGGGGTGCGGAAAACGGATCGCCTCGTGAGGTCGCCGGTGGCTGCGAGGCCATCGGGATGTGAGGCGATCAATGCACTACCGCTGCGGCATGAAGACCGGCAGCGGCAGTCGGAGACGACTGCGGGTTACCGGGCCAACGCCTCGCCGGACATTGCCGACGCTTGCGTGCTACTAGAGCAACTGCCCACGGAAAACTCCGTCGTTATTGGAAAGACGTCAGTGTAGGGATTTGACGCGCATCTGTAAAGGAAGAGGCGGGATTTCGCGGCGTTTTGTCGCGAAATTGACGACAATTCTTTCGATTTTGATGGGTTTTTGTGATTTTTCGGCGATTCGCCTCATGCGGCGGCAAGTGCGGATGGCCGTGCACGGCGCTCAGTCCGGCAGTACCTTGCCGGGATTCATCAGTCCGAGCGGATCGAACGCGTTTTTCAGCGTCCGCATCAACGCCAACTCGACCGGCGACTTGTACTTCGCCGAGGTGTCGCGCTTGAGTTGGCCGAGGCCGTGCTCTGCACTGATGGTGCCGCGATGCGCATGCACGCTGTCGTGGATGGCGGCGCTCACCGTCGACTGATATTGCGTGAGGAATGCGGCGGGATCGACGCCTTCGGGCGCCATTACGTTGTAGTGCAGATTCCCATCGCCCAGATGGCCGAAGGTGACCATGCGCGCGCCCGGCGCCACGCGTTGGACAATGGGGTCGGTGGCGTCGAGAAACGCAGGCACCTGCGACACCGGCACAGCGATGTCGTGCTTGATGTTGAGTCCGGTGGCCGATTGCGCGAGCGGAATGCTTTCCCGCAGATGCCAGAGCGCGTTCGATTGCGCGAGGCTGTTCGCGACGATGGCGTCGCGCGCGATGCCTTGTTCGACGGCGGCGCTGAGCAGGCGCTCCAGCAGATCGCGGGCATGGGCCTCGCTCTCGCTGTCGGAGAGTTCGAGCAGCACGGCTTGGGCGTAGTGATGGGCGAACGGGTAGCGCTGCTGAGGGAAGACTTGCGCCACGAGCCGGAGGCAAAAGTCCGACATCAACTCGAAGCCGGTGAGCAGGGGGCCCGCCATGCGTTGCGCCAGATTAAGCAGCGCGAGTGCTTTTGCCGGGCTGTCCAGCGCGGCGAGCGCTGTCGTGCGGGCGGCCGGTTCTGCAAAGAGTTTGAGCGTTGCTGCGGTGATGAGGCCGAGCGTGCCTTCCGCACCGATGAACAGATCGCGAAGGTCGTAGCCGGTGTTGTCCTTGCGCAGTCCACGCAACCCATCCCAAAGTTCGCCTTGCGGCGTGACGACTTCCAGCCCGAGACACAACTCGCGCGCATTGCCGTAACGCAGGACCGCGGTGCCGCCTGCGTTCGTCGCGAGATTGCCGCCGATGGTGCAACTGCCTTCTGCGGCAAGGCTCAGCGGGAACAGCCGCTGCGCCGCCGCGGCCGCCGTCTGCACATTCGCCAGCAGGCAACCGGCTTCGGCGGTCAGTGTCATGTTCTCGGCGTCCACCTGCCGGATACGGTCGAGACGACGCAGACTGATGACAACCTGACGCCCGCTCCGGTCGGGCGTTGCACCACCCGCGAGGCCGGTATTGCCCCCTTGCGGCACCATCGGCACGCCGTGCGCGACACACAGACGCACGAGTGAGGCGACCTGCGCGGCATCGGCGGGGCGCAGTACGGCCAGCGCATGTCCGGTATAGCGCTTGCGTTGGTCGATGAGGTAGGCGTCGGTGTCGGCGCGCTCAAGCAGCACATGATCGCGGCCCAGCAGGTCGCGACATGCGCTCAGAAAGGGGGCGCTATTCATGGCAGGAGGGCAGCATGGCGGAAGGGTTTTGCACCGATCGTGCAGTTCGCGAAAGCGGCGCGCGTGACTAGCGTGCCGCTGCGGCGCGGGCTTTTGCCGCCCGCTTGAAGGGCCGCAGATAAAAGATCGTCGAGAAGAAAAACACGATGGACAGTGCCGTCTCGATCCATGCGAGCGAGGCCGACGGCCCGGTATCCGTCATGCCGCGTACTACACCTTCTGCGAGAAACAGCAGGATGAACATGCTCGACCATTGCAGCGTGTACAGATTGCCGCGCAGCACACCGCGTAATGGCAGCAGCAGGAGTAGCGCCTTGAGGACGAGCCAGGAGCCCCCGGGACGCAACGGTGCGAGCCACAGCTCCCACGCGACCGACAGCACGATCAGCGCGAGCAGACTTGCAATGCTCAGCCTGCGCAGCCCTTGCGCGCCGTGGGGCGCTGCCTGGGTAGCGGGGATGGGGGGCGATTGCGGCGTCTGATGTGTGTGATGCGACATTCCCGCGTCGTAGGCATCGGCCCCTTGGGGCAGGTCGGGCGGTGTGGCAGTCATGGGCTTGTCTCGTGGGCCGGAACTACTGCAAGGGAGGCGTGCGTCACGCGCGGTGCGTGACGCAAACGCTCATTCTGCCAGCTTGGCGGCCGCGCGTGCGAGTCGCGCACCGAGTGCCGAGGCCAACTGGCGCTCTTCGGCGGAGAGCGGGTTGCCGTCATGCGCGAAATGCGTGGCCCCGTAAGGTGAGCCGCCGGTACGGGTGCTCGAGAGCGCGGGTTCTGTGTAAGGCAGCCCCATGAGCAACATGCCGTGATGCAGCAGGGGGATCATCATCGACAGCAGCGTGCTTTCCTGGCCGCCGTGCAGGCTGGCGCTAGACGTGAACACGCACGCGGGCTTCCCGGCCAGTGCGCCAGAGAGCCATTGCGGTGTGGTGCCGTCGAGAAAGTACTTCAACGCGGCCGCCATATTGCCGAAGCGCGTGGGCGATCCGAGGGCCAGGCCGGCGCATTCCTCGAGATCGCGCAATTCGACATAAGGCGGGCCGCTGTCCGGAATGTCCGGTGCGCTGGCCTCGCAAACGGTCGAGACGGCGGGAACGGTGCGCACGCGGGCCTGCGCACCGGGCACGCTGTCGATGCCGGCAGCGATGCATTGCGCGAGCTGTGCGGTGGTGCCGTGACGGCTGTAGTACAGGACGAGAATTTCGGTCATGAAGTCGAATTGGCTGGGGCAAGGGGCGACACTCGCCCGAGCCTCGTATCTTGAGGTGAAAAGCTGGCGAAAAGTGCGGGTATTATAGGGTGTTCCTATTGGCGTAACGGTGCGGGCGAGCGCCCGCCGTGCCAGCGTTCTCATTCAGGAGCCCGATTT
This window of the Pandoraea fibrosis genome carries:
- a CDS encoding FAD-binding oxidoreductase, which gives rise to MNSAPFLSACRDLLGRDHVLLERADTDAYLIDQRKRYTGHALAVLRPADAAQVASLVRLCVAHGVPMVPQGGNTGLAGGATPDRSGRQVVISLRRLDRIRQVDAENMTLTAEAGCLLANVQTAAAAAQRLFPLSLAAEGSCTIGGNLATNAGGTAVLRYGNARELCLGLEVVTPQGELWDGLRGLRKDNTGYDLRDLFIGAEGTLGLITAATLKLFAEPAARTTALAALDSPAKALALLNLAQRMAGPLLTGFELMSDFCLRLVAQVFPQQRYPFAHHYAQAVLLELSDSESEAHARDLLERLLSAAVEQGIARDAIVANSLAQSNALWHLRESIPLAQSATGLNIKHDIAVPVSQVPAFLDATDPIVQRVAPGARMVTFGHLGDGNLHYNVMAPEGVDPAAFLTQYQSTVSAAIHDSVHAHRGTISAEHGLGQLKRDTSAKYKSPVELALMRTLKNAFDPLGLMNPGKVLPD
- a CDS encoding DUF2069 domain-containing protein, with product MSHHTHQTPQSPPIPATQAAPHGAQGLRRLSIASLLALIVLSVAWELWLAPLRPGGSWLVLKALLLLLPLRGVLRGNLYTLQWSSMFILLFLAEGVVRGMTDTGPSASLAWIETALSIVFFFSTIFYLRPFKRAAKARAAAAR
- the wrbA gene encoding NAD(P)H:quinone oxidoreductase; the protein is MTEILVLYYSRHGTTAQLAQCIAAGIDSVPGAQARVRTVPAVSTVCEASAPDIPDSGPPYVELRDLEECAGLALGSPTRFGNMAAALKYFLDGTTPQWLSGALAGKPACVFTSSASLHGGQESTLLSMMIPLLHHGMLLMGLPYTEPALSSTRTGGSPYGATHFAHDGNPLSAEERQLASALGARLARAAAKLAE